A stretch of Oncorhynchus nerka isolate Pitt River unplaced genomic scaffold, Oner_Uvic_2.0 unplaced_scaffold_408, whole genome shotgun sequence DNA encodes these proteins:
- the LOC135571275 gene encoding dynactin subunit 5-like, with translation MCRGKKATLGGGKEDKGVAFFPLHIGDHRKTVTPCPLSPPPRVAFFPLHIGDHVFIEEDCVVNAAQIGSYVHIGKNCVIGRRCVLKDCCKILDNTVLPPETVVPPFTVFSGCPGLFSGELPECTQDLMIDVTKSYYQKFLSLSQI, from the exons ATGTGTAGAGGGAAGAAGGCCACTCTGGGAGGGGGGAAAGAGGACAAGGG AGTGGCCTTCTTCCCACTACACATCGGAGACCAT AGGAAGACTGTGACCCCTTGTCCTCTTTCCCCCCCTCCCAGAGTGGCCTTCTTCCCACTACACATCGGAGACCATGTGTTTATAGAGGAAGACTGTGTGGTGAACGCTGCTCAGATCGGATCTTACGTTCACATCGGGAAGAACTGTGTCATC ggccGGCGGTGTGTGTTGAAGGATTGTTGTAAGATCCTAGACAACACAGTTCTTCCTCCTGAGACCGTGGTTCCTCCCTTCACCGTGTTCTCAGGATGCCCAG gtctGTTTTCAGGAGAGCTCCCAGAATGTACCCAGGACCTGATGATTGATGTGACCAAGAGTTACTACCAGAAATTCCTCTCTCTCAGCCAGatataa